One Pyrococcus furiosus DSM 3638 genomic window, TTATGATAATATGGTATTTTATGTATAACTCGACATAAAATCCCTAAAAATCTCAAAGCTCCCAATGGCCATTTACTTAAAGTCTCAGTTTATAGCTTTTAAAGTAAAAATGCTTCCCCTCAAGCACTAACTCCTCCATAACATCACCTCGAAGATTTACTATCCCCAGAAAAGATTTCCCGATATAGCTTCTTGACATTTTTGTGCCTCTTCCATAACGCATCATAAAGCTCCTCATCGGTTGGGCTAAGTCCCTCCTTTATAAAGAGTTCATCGAGTATTGGCCCGTATTTTGTCAGGTACTCATAGCTCAGCTTCAAAGCATCCTCCACAAACTCCTTCAAAGGAACCGAAATCGTCCCCCTATACCTCCCCTCAAACTCAGGACACTCGTTGTATCTAAAGATGTCATCATTGTAGTAATGTAAGTTCACGGTATTGTTCACGAGTTCGAAGGTGTAATCCCCCATGTATACGCCCAAGCTTGACCAGAATAACCTCGTCTTTTCCCCCACGGGAAAACCACGCTCCCTAGCATGCCTCCTAATGTCCCCAACCATATAACCACCCTGCTCCTCCGTATCAAACAAGAAAAACTCACAACAATCAAGCAAATCCTGAACAGTGACATATGGGTCTAAATCAATTGGTGAAAGAACTTTTCTTCCTTCCTCAATTTTGCACGTGCCAGCAATTAACTCCCCATCAACGAGGATAATACCAAAAAAAGGAAAAGCATAATCAACAGGCCGATTAGTAAAAACCCTCACAGTAAAATGCTTCCCCCCAAACACCAACTCCTCCATTAACATCACCTCCTCAAATCACCTATAGACAACAACTTTCGGACCATTTGGATACATTGTTATTAAGCCACATGTCTTACCCTTACAGGCAAAGATATACGTTACAGAGTCTATTCCAGATTTAGAGATACCTACATCGGAAAGCTTAACATCTAGAACAACTCTGCCATTCCTGAATTGTCTCCTGTATTTATCGAGTTTTAAAGCTTTCTGAAGGACGTCACTTGCAAACTCCGCAACTTCTTCCTCGTCCTTAAAGACCTTGGGCATTTCCAGGGTTTTGCCGTTAATGGTAATCCTCTGACCCATTGGTCAGAAGGATGTCTTATGTTTGACCTCTGCATCATAACCCCAGATGTGTCTGAGGAGCGAATGTATTAATCCCACCCTCTCGTTGCCCTTTGGAACAACTACTGTAAATCCGTTGGCCTCTCCTATTTTATATGCCGGGCCCCAAGGACTACTTACAATCTTAAACCTCCGTGCAAAGTACTTCTCGGCTTTTTCAATGCCCTCGTTTAAAGCTTTTAAACTTACACCATGCTTTACAGTGTTCTCTATTGCTTCCTTACAAGATTATCAAGGGCTTCTGCAGCCTCGTCTCCAAACTTGACTATGTCATCAAAGATGCTCGAGAATCTCTCCAGAACTTCGTCTGCATAATTTATGATTTTAGTTTTCTTGAGAATGTCATATATCTTCTTGGTTACTCCAAACTTGCGACCAGCTTTCTCAACAATCTTTATAGTTTCATCTCCAGGGAGAGCTAGACCTACTACAAAGAACGTTCCCGAGCCTAGGCATTGAATTGAATCAAATCCATAATTCCTACAAGTTTTATATGTATCATAAGCATCCCAAATTGTCCAACAACTACGATCACTCCAATTATTCCTGGAATTGCCTGGGGTCTTATTTCTCCTTGTCCTTCTCTTGTTAAGGAGAGTGTTGAGGTAGGAGTTAGCTTAATCCAAGAGCTCATGAAAACTCCATTTCCAGACGTGATGCGGAGTTTTACATATATGGGCTCCTTTATATTAAGGACAACAGCAACTCTTTTTCCCCAAGGCTTCAAATAACCCAAGTTAACGGTTTCTACTGTTGTCTTTCCATCCTTACTAATAAGAACTGTTCCCACTCCAGAGAGACAGTTTGGTGGAACATCCCATGTGACTATGGCAATATTATCCTTTTGCTCGACTCCTACAAGATAAATTGGATATACCCTGGAGTTCAAGCCAAAAATTGGGATTTCTGACCAGGGGAGCTCTGTTGCTTCTGCTAGAGGTAATACTAAAAGGATTAATAATACACTAATTACTTTGTATATCTTCATTTATCATCATCAGAAGATAGTAAAAAAAGTTATGAAAATATAAGTTTTTCTGAACATAATTGTTAGTAACTAAAAGTTTGAATACTATAATTATAAATATAACCCATTAGTAAAGCGAAAATGAGATAAAAATAGGGGTCAAGATAATAATGCCCGACGAGTACTTGGGTTGCGATGACGTCGGGACCCCCAGGGGGCCGACAGCTTAAATGGCCCCCGAAAAATCTTTAATTACATATCTCAACTAAGCAAAAATCATGATGGAACAGGTAATAAAAGACGTGAGGGAATTCGGCGAAAAAACTGGAATTATAAACAAGAGAGTACTTGTACTGTATTCTGGCGGAATAGACTCAAGTGTCACTCTCTACGTCTTAAAGAAGGCTGGGTTTAAAGTTTCTGCCCTAACTTTTTTCCATAAGTGGAGCTGGCCAGAGGTTTTGAGGTGGGGGATGAAATTTACAAAATCCCTTAATGTAGAACATTATCTCATTGACATTACCGATGCTCTATTAAGAAGGGCCGTTGGAAGAAAAGGACCAATCTGCATACACTGCAAAAAGGTAATGCTAGAAAACGCCAAATGGTTTGCACTCAACAACAACTTTTCCTATCTAGCAAAGGGTGATAATGCAAATGATAAAATAATTGGAACCCTTCTGGACCAATGCCCAGGAGACATAAGACTCTGCGAAATTCCAAAGATTGGAATTCCTATATTTAGACCACTAGTAAAATACAAGGCTGATTTTATTCAGAAACTTGCAGACGAAGCTAAGATAAAGCCCTACAGAATGTATGAGCATGGAAGGAGAAGACAGTGGCGAGAAGGATGTCCTCTCCAATACATTGACGAAGAGGAAAGAATAACTCCAGAGCTCATGGATTTAGCATTTAGGGTAAATTATGAAGTGAGCAAAATAGCAAGAAAGAGAAAAGTGAGGATTAGTGTAAGAGTTCCCAGCTTTGAGGTTATGTGTTGGGATTGCAATGATGAGGTAATAGAAGAGGTAAGAAAAGCTCTTGCTAGTATGGGAACATAACTACTGCAGCAACTGCAGCCGCTGGCTTGTCCTTAACCGTTATTTCAGCGGAGACTATCTTTATTTCCTTGAGTTTCCATCCTCTAACCCTAAAACCTTCCTCAACCATCTTCTTAACCATTTCCTCAGCCTCTTCCTTCTTGCAGTATCCTGAATATTCATAGATTAGCCCACCTTCATTGCCTTCGCTAAGCCCAATACCTAAAGCTGCGCTTATCGTTGAACCTGGCTCATCGCTCTCTATGTGGGTGTAGACTGTTGGTAACAACATCCCTATAGGAATGTTCTTTGGCAACTCATCCAGCCACTCTATATGAGCCGGTATAACACTGCTGAGCTTTACTAGGTTCACATTTCCAATTCCCATCTTTAATAGAGCATTATCGAAAGCATTAAGCTTTGTCCCGCCTTCAGCTGCCGCTGCAAGCATTATGGCCTTTTTAGGAGTTATCCAGCTCATTCTTCTCCCTCCTATATTCTCTCGCTAAACGGATACCAAATTTATTATCTTTTAAAGTTTTCGTAAGTAGGAGAAGTTTAATCTGCGGTGTTTTGTAGGAGAGATAAAGATTTAACCAAAGTTTAACAAAGTAAAGATCATGAAGCACCTTAAATGGTTAGGATTCATTGGTGGTATTGTCTATTGGCTTTTTGTATCTTGGAGTATTCACTATAATCCATGGTTCTCATTCTTTGAAAATGTCCTTAGTGACCTAGGAGATCCTGCAAAAGCTACCCCTCCAAGGATATATAATTACGGATTGATAGTAACATCTCCATTTGTTTTAGCATTTTCAATATACCTCATATCAACTGCAGAAAATAAAATTCAGACCGTTGGAGGAGCATACCTAAGTATATCCTCGCTGTTTCTAGCTCTCATAGGAATCTTTCACGGAGGAACAAGACCTCATGTTTTTGTCTCGACATATTTCTTTGTACAGTTCTTTCTTGGAATGTTAATCTATGGGTTAGGGAGCAAGACAGATATACGCTTAACTTCCATTATAATATTTATCCTTGCCCTCCTGGGAATTTTCATCCCCTGGCCCTCTGTAGCATTAGAAGAGACTTACGAAATAGTCTTAATAATGTTGTTTACACTCTTCGTAGCAGTAAGAGGATGATTATTCCACCAATCATCCCAAGGATAAGAGGAATTATGTGGGGATTGCTTTCGGAGCATTCTGTACATCTTTGAATACTCCACATTAATTCCCCCAGGTAAACTCTGGATTGTAGGTAATTAAAGCTCTGAGAAGCCATCCATCATAGGAAAGTACTAGAATTTCAGAGAACTCTTTAATCTGAGTCTTTTTAAACTTGAATCCCCCAACTTCAATATTATCAAAAAGAGACTTTTTAAAGATATAAGAGGACGTAACTTTAAGAGGGAATCAAAATGCTGAACACGATAGTGCTAATTAGAACGGACAATTTTGACAAGGCATTAACAGCATTAGCTGACCTTGTTAGGTATGGAGGAATGAAAATAAGAGGAACTCCAAGGATAATACCCCCAGCTTTATCCGATTGGGCATTTGAGCAGATAGTAGGTGAAAAGCCCAAGAAAAAGGTCAAAGCTCACGTTGTTGCTCAAATTGATTTGCCTGCATCAAAGGCAATAGGAAGAATAAGGGATATTCATCCCCCAGCCCACATAATTGTGATTCCAGTCGGAAGTCCCGTCCACAAGGAGCTCCTTAGACTGTGGGGAACATTTAAAGAGCTAAAGGGATTTCACCCACCAAAGGAGATCAAGAGACTAGAAAACATTGAAAATGAGGAAGATTTAGAGTGAATACTCCCAAACAATTTTAGGGGGGAATTTTCCTCTTTTTATTTGACCTATAATTCTTTCTGCAGTATCATAAGCCTTGAGTAACTTTTCTCTAGAGATTATCCCATAATTAAAAGCCATCTCTAGTTCATCTTCGTCAAGCAAATAATATTCTCCCTCTGGGAATATAAAAATATCCAAGAATAAATCCAGAATCTCAACTGTGTTTCCTTCTCTCCTTGTATAGTCTAAAACATCCACATATAAACCTTTAAAATTGCCACTGGGATCATAAATTTTCAAAACGTCAAAATCTCGCCCAATAAAGGCAAAATATACCATCTTGTATCCGTTATTAATAACTTCAACTCCATTAACCCTTAGAGGAGCCAACATGCCAGTGAATTCTGATTTTGCCACTATAACGTCACCGAAGTCTTCAATTACTTCATCTTCTCTCATAATAACTCTGTTTGGGAACCTCCTATATACCAGACGAATTTTTCTCATTTTCCCACCAAAAAATATTGGATTTAGCCAAAAATCAACTCCTTTAATTTTCTTGGCACTTCCTCGATCTTAACCCTTATCTGCTCCCTGGTGTCCCTATCCCTTATTGTGACTGTGCCATCTTCTGGCGTTTGATTATCCACAGTCACACAGTAGGGCGTTCCGATTTCATCATAGCGCATATATCTCTTTCCTATACTGTCCTTTTCGTCGTAAACTACGATAAATCCTTCCTTCTGCAAGTTCCTATAAATTTCATAAGCTATTGTTGTCAAAGGCTCCTTTGCAACTAAAGGCAGAACTGCTACTTCAATTGGGGCCATGTCCTTCTTTATCTTTAAGTAAACTCTCCCATCCTCGTCAACAGTTAGTGAGTTCTCAAGGAGGAGATAGAATGGCCTGTCAATTCCAAAACTTGGCTCAAGAACATGGGGAACAATTTTTTCTCCTTGGATTTTCTCCTCTACTTCTTTTATTATAAGGTCTTCCTTCTCAAGCTCATGCCCCTCAATGATAACCTTTCCATTTGCATTAAGCTCTTCAACTAACTTACGTAGCTCTTCCTGGGACATTGATTTAAGCTTCTCATTTATCTCCTTCACTTTCTCCTTTAACTTTGGCCCAACCTTCTTCATGTTCAATGTTACGTTTAACTTTTTCACTATCTTCGGCTTGTCATAGTGAATCATTACGGTCAAATCTGCTCCACTCATTTTCATGTGCCTACTTAAGTCATAATCAGTTCTGTAAGCTAAACCAACGCACTCTACCCATCCAAATCTCTCACTGTATATCTCAGCATCCCAGGTGTCGGCAGAGTAGTGGGCCCTCTCTTCTGGGAGTTGTTGCCTAAACCTTATTTTGTCCTCAGGAATTCCTATGTCGAGCAGGATTCTCTTTATCATAACCATGTAATATGCAAAGAAGGTGTTCATGACGTAGCCTTTTTTCACTGCCTCCTCAGCTGTTAATTCAATCATTCCCAGGTCTTTCAGTTGGTGTTCTATTGGATATAACCTCAGAACTTCATCCTTAACCTCATCAAAGTGAGGATGCTCAGTTTCGTTAGGATTGAAAAATATCTCCACCTCAGCCTGGGTGAATTCTCTAAGCCTAATCATTCCCTGTCTTGGCGATATTTCATTCCTATATGCCTTCCCTATCTGGAAAACTCCAAAGGGTAGCTTGTTTCTAGCAAATGCATTTAACCTCTTAAAGTTCACAAATATCCCCTGGGCCGTTTCTGGCCTTAAATATGCTTTCTTATCCTTATAAGGCCCTATGTATGTTTCGAACATCAAATTGAAATACCAAACGTCACTCAGCTCTCCTCCACACTCAGGACATCTTATGTTGTGCTCTCTAATTATCTTCGTCATCTCCTCAGCACTCTTTCCTTCAACGTCAATTCCTAGAGTTTCCTCTATAAGGTGATCAGCCCTAAACCTTGCCCCACACTTCTTACACTCTACCAACGGATCCACAAACTTCTCAACGTGGCCACTGGCTATGAACACCTGCTCTGGGGTTATATCTGGAGTCTCAATCTCAAAGAACCCTTCCCTAATAAAGGCCTCTCTAATCTTTTTCTCTATTTTCCTTTTTATTGTCGCTCCTAGTGGCCCATAATCGTAAAATCCTCTCGCCCCTCCATATATCTCAAAGCTTCCCCAGGCAAACCCTCTCCTTCTCATTAAATCCTGAAGGTACTCATATTTATCGAACTTCATAACTCTACCCCTATCTGAAAAAATGCTAACACCTAAAAAGCTTTGTCTATACATGTTGACAAGATGATAAGACTCAAACTCCCAAACTCATACTTTGAAGAGCATGATGACATAATAAGGCTAGTTTGGAGAAGGACTTTAATAGCGGACTATGAAAAGAAAGAACTTGAAAGGGCAATAAAGAGAAAATTCAGGATTTCTCCAGAAATAAAAGTCGAAGAGGGCTACCTAATCATAAACACTGACAATGAAGAAGTTGAGAAATTTGTAGCATTCTTTATTCAAAACTACCTTGGAGATAGATTAAGGAATAGATTTACCAGAAGGAAAATCGTATACATACACGAAGGAATGAATGTTCCCTTGCTAGGCTACAACGCATTTGGATTAATAGACAGGGGAACTAATTTAATTCAGGTTAGAGGCTCCACTGGATGCAACTTAAGTTGTATATTTTGTTCTGTAGACGAGGGGCCTTATTCGAGAACGAGAAACTTAGACTTTGTTGTTGACGTTGATTATTTAATGAAATGGTTTGATTGGGTTGCAAAGGAGAAAGGAAAGGGACTGGAGGCTCATCTAGACGCTCAAGGTGAACCACTCCTTTATCCCTATATAGTGGAGCTCGTCCAAGAGCTAAGATCTCATCCTCACGTCTCTGTAATATCAATGCAGAGCAATGGTGTTCTCTTGGATGAGAAGCTTGTAGAGGAGCTCGCAGAAGCTGGTTTAGATAGAGTAAACTTATCAATTCACTCTTTAGATCCAGAAAAGGCAAAGATGCTAATGGGGATGAAAAATTACGACTTAAATCATGTTCTAGAAATGGCCGAAGCTTTGGTTAATGCTGGAATAGATGTCCTAATAGCTCCAGTAATAATATTTGGAATTAATGATAACGAAGCTGAAGCTTTTATTGAGTTTGCTAGAAGGATAGGGGCTGGAAAAAGATGGCCCGCCCTGGGCTTTCAAAACTACGTCCCTTATAAGTTCGGAAGAAATCCTGTTATAGCAAAACCAGTCCCCTTCAAAGAATTCTATGAGTGGCTAAGAATGCTTGAGGAGAAAACGGGAATGAGACCTTTAGTTCTAAAGCCTCATCATTTCGGCATGCATCCTAGGCCTTTCATTCCCTTAGCCTTTAAGAGGGGAGAAGTAGTTAAAGCTGAAGTCGTCCTTCCTGGGAGGATGGAGGGAGAAATGCTCGCCAAAGCTAGGAATAGGTTAATTCAAGTAATTAACACTCAGGCAAAGGTTGGAGACAAGATAAAGGTCAGAATTGTGAGGACAAGGCATGGAATTTATGTCGGAACGCAGGTTTAGATTTATAAGCCGGAATTCTAATTATATAATGGCGGGCTTATGATGAACTTTCCCTACGGCCTGAGCGTCACGCGATGAGGAATACAGCCAGGGCTGATGAAGGTGATTTAAAATGCCTATTGCCCTCATTTCTGATATTCACTCGAACTTGGAAGCCCTAAAAGCCGTTTGGAAAGAAATTAAAGACGTTGATTTTGTGGTTTGTCTTGGTGATTTAGTAGGCTATGGAGCAAGTCCAAACGAGGTTGTTGAGTTCATTAGAGAAAAATCCAAGAAAAAGAACATCCTATGCATTAGGGGCAACCACGATAATGCCATTGCATTTGGAATTGATTGGGGTTTTAATCCCTATGCCAGGGAAGCGGTGAGATGGCATCAGAGGGTTATGACTATAGAAAACCTAGAATTTTTAAGAAAATTACCCGTAAAGTTGTTTTTTGAATACGAAGGAAGAAGTTACCACATGGTTCACGGCTCTCCAAGGGCGCCTCTCGACGAATACTTATTCCCATGGCTCCCAGATTCCGAATTTTCCGATTGTTTAAAGTATATAAAAGAAGATGACCTGCTTGTAGGACATACTCATATTCCAATGCTTAAAATAATTGGAAGGAGGAGAGTTATAAACCCAGGTGGAGTGGGGCAGCCGAGAGATGGAGATTGGAGGGCTAGCTATGCAATAATCTATGAAAATGGAGAAGTGGAGTTCTTTAGAGTTGAATACGACGTTGAAACTGCAGCAAGAAAAATTATAAAAGCAGGGTTACCACCATTTTTAGCCGAAAGATTATTCGAGGGAGTTTAGAAAGTTGGAGGATCTAACTTTTAACTTTCCTTTAGCCTTTAATTCCAACAAAATCTCCACTATTCTCTTTCCAGCATTTCCGTCTCCAAAAGGATTCTTTGCTGAGGCCATCTTTTCATAGAATTCCTCATCTTCAAGAAGCTTTGTTACATAGTAAAGGACCCTCTCTTTTTCTAATCCAACTAAAATATTTCCTCCAGCTTTAACTGTCTCAGGCCTCTCTGTGTTGTATCTTAGTGTCAGGCAGGGGACACCTAGTATTATGGCCTCCTCCTGAATTCCTCCCGAGTCCGTCATTATTATCTTTGCATTTTTCTCGAGCTTCAAAAAATCTAGATATCCCAGGGGTTTAGTTATTATTATGTTCTCCTTGTTGAGCTTGTTGATCAACCCAAATTCTTCAAGCCTCTTTTTAGTCCTGGGATGCATTGGATAAACAACTGTAAGCGGAAGAGAAGTTAAAATATCAACTAATTTTTCAAGCTTTTCCCTGTAATCAACGTTCTCTTTTCTATGTGCAGTCACCAATATGTATTCTTTCTCTTTAAGCCCCAATTCTTTGAGAATTTTGCTTTTTCTTTCTGCAATTTCAGAATTCTGAAGAACGGCATCGACTATTGTATTTCCCACAACGTACACATTCTCAACTATTCCCTCTTTCTCAAGATTTTTCTTGGCTTCCTCTGTTGGAGCAAATAGAACTTCACTTGCATGATCAGCCAATATCCTGTTAATTTCCTCTGGCATAGTCCTATCAAAACTCCTCAATCCAGCTTCTACGTGAGCAACAGGAATTAACAGCTTCACGCTCGCCAAAGCTCCTGCCAGCACAGTGTTTGTATCACCCTGGACTATTGAGACATCAGGCTTCTCTTCCATCAAAACTTTTTCTATTTTAATCATTGCAATTCCTGTTTGCTCGGCCTGAGTACCAGAACCCACTTCTAGGTGATAATCTATCTCTGGCAATTCTAGCTCTTCAAGAAATATTTTGCTCATCTCGTAATCATAATGTTGACCTGTGTGAATTAGCAGTGGCTCAACGTTCTTCTCTAAAAAACCCCTTATTACGGGAGAGAGTTTTATTATCTCAGGTCTCGTACCAAAAATTATAGCTGGCCTCATACGTCCCCTCTCCCCACTCCCTTAAATATGAAGCCTTTTGGAGGATTGCTAACTATTCCCCTTCCATCGATCAATATTTTGTGTCTCATTAACCTCCCTATTTCTTCCCAATTTAACTCCTTGAATTCTGGGTGGTCTGTAGCTATAACTACTGCATCGGCCTCCACAATTGCATCTTCTAAGCTCTTATGCGTTCCTCCCACGTATGGATCATATGTTCTAACTTCAAGGACTCTATCCCTTATAAGCTTCACAAAGGTCAATGCGGGAGAGTTCCTTATGTCATCTGTTCCTCCTTTATAAGCTAGACCTAGGACTGTCACAACTGCCTCCCTCTCCTCAACTCCCCCTTCTTCTAGGGCTTCAAAAAGCAGAGTTGCTACAAACTTTGGCATGCTTTCATTTATTTTCCTAGCCAACCTTATTAGCCCAAATTCTTTTTTAGCGTTGGACAACAATAGGTAGGGATCCTTCGGCAAGCAGTGACCTCCAACCCCTATCCCTGGGAAGTGAATATTTACTCTTGGATGAGTATTTGCAATTCTTATTGCCTCAAAGATGTTTACACCATATTGATGAGCAAGAAGTGCAAACTCGTTTGCAAGGGCGATATTTACATCTCTGTAAGTGTTCTCCATGAGCTTTATCATTTCGGCTGTAGTTGCATCTGTAGCATATATCTCCCCTTTCACAAAGGATTTATACAACTTCACGGCTAGTTCAGTAGCTTTTTCACTAACTCCTCCTATCACCCTAGAATTGTAAACCAGCTCATAGAATATTCTACCTGGCATTACCCTCTCTGGGGCATGGGCCATGTAAAAGTCCACACCTTCTCTAAACCCAGTCAAACTTTCAAGAAGCTTAGCCATTTTTATTGTAGTCCCAGGGGGCACAGTGCTTTCTATAATTACTAGAGCCCCCCTATCAATTACTTCCGCAACAGATCTTATTGCGTTCTCCAAGTAAATTAAATTTGGCTTATTTCCCTCTAATGGGGTTTGGACACATATAATGAATGCATTTGCTCCTCTAAGTTTTTCAACCTTTGTAGTTGCCTTGAGCCTTTCTTCCTTAACGACTTTATTCAGCTTTTCTTCAATACCAGGCTCAACTATGTGAGCTTTACCCGAATTTATTCTATCAACAACATCCTTCTTTACATCAAACCCAATCACTTCATATCCCGCTTCAGCAAACATTATTGCAGTGGGAAGCCCTATGTAACCTAATCCTATAACCGCGATTTTCATTCTAACCCCCAGCTTATCAAATAGAACACAAAATTTAAGGATTCTCATGAAACAACAAAATTCTGATAATATCTCTGCTTTTACAAAGTTCAGGACTTAAGTCGGAATTTTTGAAAAAATAAGAGATTAAAAGCACAAAGAAACAAAAAGAAATTATGTGAAAGCTTAAAAAATCAAGAAGGAAACATTATCATCTAAAAACCCTTTTAACGCTCTACAGCCCCATAAATTATGGTTGAGTAAAATGAAGGTGTGGATAGATATAATGAATGCCCCTCATGCTCATTTTTTCAAAGGTGTAATTAGGGAATTGGAAAAGAGAGGATTTGACGTGCTAGTCACAACTAGGGAATTTGATGGTCTAACTCAAATACTTGACATGCTTGGGATAGAATACATAGTAATTGGAAAGCATGGAGGAGCCACACTCGAGGGAAAACTGCTAGCTAGCGCTGAAAGAGTATACAAGCTCTCAAAGCTAATTATAGAGGAAAAACCAGATATTGCAATTTATAAGAACAATCCTGAGGCTCCTAGAATTGCATTTGGTCTTAGGATTCCCTCCATAGGATTCGTTGATAATGAAACTGCAGTTCCTCAAAACAAGCTCATGTTCCCATTCACAACTAGACTCCTTTATCCTTCCCCAATTAGTGTCTATGATCTGCTAAAATGCGGAGCTGATTTAGATTCCCTAAGACCCGTAAATGGAATAGCCGAGATAGCTAACGTTTACGGTTTTATTCCAAGTGAAGATCCTCTAAAGGAGCTTGGCCTTAAGAAATACTCATATATAGTTATGAGACCAGAGCCAATTAAGGCTAATTACTTTAATGGGGATAAAGAGAGAAGCATTTTGGAAGATATAATACCTCTTCTTCCAGATATCCCAATCGTTCTCTTCCCAAGGACAGAAGAACAAGGGAGAATATTTGAAAAATTTGATAATGTGATAATTCCCTCAAAAGTTCTAGATACGCACAGCCTCCTTTACTATGCAAAGTTGATGATTGGAGCTGGAGGAACTATGAATAGAGAAGCATTGGTTTTAGGAACTCCAGCAATTTCAACTTATCCTGGGAAGCTATTGGCAGTGACCAAGTGGCTAATTAAGAAAGGAGTACTTTTCCACTCAACAAACCCCATAGAAGTTGCAACAAAGACCTGGGAAATAATTAGGAAAAACACAACCTACAGGAGGTTCATAAGAGAAACAATGGCATCAATGGAAAACCCTGTCGATGCAATACTAGATGAGGTAGAAAAAGTTCTAGAGTCCAGCGAGCTTGGGAGTTATGAAGGCCTCTATAAAAGCAGCTATAAGGAGAAGAACTATTGAGATTCCCAGGATCCGTAGCATTTTTTTAAATCCTATTTGAACTCTTGCCCCGAAGCTACCCTTTCCGTGTAGAATTTCTGAAAACCAGAGAATACCCGCTGTTCCAGCCAAAGCTAGGGCAGGAATTTCTATTATCCCGTGAGGAACTATCGAAAGCAAAACCTTTGTTATTGGGAGTGAACGAGATACATGGACAACTACAACCCCAACTACTAAACCATTAAAGAACATTATCAGAAGTGGCACTATACCAAATGCTATTCCCAGAAGTGCAGAAAGAATAGCCACTCTGGTGTTGTTTAGGAATATAAACACAAACATCTTGAATGGAGAGTTTAATAGGAAGTTATTTCCCCCACCCAAAATCTCTTTAATTCCTCTAACAGCTTCCTCACTTACCTTTGGATTGTAGTAGCCAATGAGTGCCCCAACAAAGGTTCCAAATAGAAATACAGAAATTAGAATTACAAAGACTTTTTTAACATTCATTTTTTGCCCTCCAATGCCTTTTTAAGGGCCAGCTTAAAATCCTCTACATTTACATAGGGAGTTTCAACATCATGCCTTCTAGAGAAGAAGTCCTCAATAATTCCTTCAAGCTCAGACACAGGCCTGCCTTCCATCTCCTTTTCCAACTGAAAAATAGCTTCTTCAGGATATACGAAGAAGTCACCAGTTATTAGAACTTTCCTCGCAATTCCATCCTCTTCCTCTATCTCTATTCTTATCAATCCTTTCTTTGCCTTATGCTCCCCAATGAGTTTCATATATCCTCCCCTCCCAATTCTATGCACTCACGCTTATTAAACTTTTTTGCTACTAGGAGAGGTACT contains:
- a CDS encoding tRNA lysidine(34) synthetase, translated to MMEQVIKDVREFGEKTGIINKRVLVLYSGGIDSSVTLYVLKKAGFKVSALTFFHKWSWPEVLRWGMKFTKSLNVEHYLIDITDALLRRAVGRKGPICIHCKKVMLENAKWFALNNNFSYLAKGDNANDKIIGTLLDQCPGDIRLCEIPKIGIPIFRPLVKYKADFIQKLADEAKIKPYRMYEHGRRRQWREGCPLQYIDEEERITPELMDLAFRVNYEVSKIARKRKVRISVRVPSFEVMCWDCNDEVIEEVRKALASMGT
- a CDS encoding pyruvoyl-dependent arginine decarboxylase; translated protein: MSWITPKKAIMLAAAAEGGTKLNAFDNALLKMGIGNVNLVKLSSVIPAHIEWLDELPKNIPIGMLLPTVYTHIESDEPGSTISAALGIGLSEGNEGGLIYEYSGYCKKEEAEEMVKKMVEEGFRVRGWKLKEIKIVSAEITVKDKPAAAVAAVVMFPY
- a CDS encoding DUF998 domain-containing protein, whose translation is MKHLKWLGFIGGIVYWLFVSWSIHYNPWFSFFENVLSDLGDPAKATPPRIYNYGLIVTSPFVLAFSIYLISTAENKIQTVGGAYLSISSLFLALIGIFHGGTRPHVFVSTYFFVQFFLGMLIYGLGSKTDIRLTSIIIFILALLGIFIPWPSVALEETYEIVLIMLFTLFVAVRG
- a CDS encoding DUF356 domain-containing protein gives rise to the protein MLNTIVLIRTDNFDKALTALADLVRYGGMKIRGTPRIIPPALSDWAFEQIVGEKPKKKVKAHVVAQIDLPASKAIGRIRDIHPPAHIIVIPVGSPVHKELLRLWGTFKELKGFHPPKEIKRLENIENEEDLE
- a CDS encoding DUF402 domain-containing protein — its product is MRKIRLVYRRFPNRVIMREDEVIEDFGDVIVAKSEFTGMLAPLRVNGVEVINNGYKMVYFAFIGRDFDVLKIYDPSGNFKGLYVDVLDYTRREGNTVEILDLFLDIFIFPEGEYYLLDEDELEMAFNYGIISREKLLKAYDTAERIIGQIKRGKFPPKIVWEYSL
- the glyS gene encoding glycine--tRNA ligase, encoding MKFDKYEYLQDLMRRRGFAWGSFEIYGGARGFYDYGPLGATIKRKIEKKIREAFIREGFFEIETPDITPEQVFIASGHVEKFVDPLVECKKCGARFRADHLIEETLGIDVEGKSAEEMTKIIREHNIRCPECGGELSDVWYFNLMFETYIGPYKDKKAYLRPETAQGIFVNFKRLNAFARNKLPFGVFQIGKAYRNEISPRQGMIRLREFTQAEVEIFFNPNETEHPHFDEVKDEVLRLYPIEHQLKDLGMIELTAEEAVKKGYVMNTFFAYYMVMIKRILLDIGIPEDKIRFRQQLPEERAHYSADTWDAEIYSERFGWVECVGLAYRTDYDLSRHMKMSGADLTVMIHYDKPKIVKKLNVTLNMKKVGPKLKEKVKEINEKLKSMSQEELRKLVEELNANGKVIIEGHELEKEDLIIKEVEEKIQGEKIVPHVLEPSFGIDRPFYLLLENSLTVDEDGRVYLKIKKDMAPIEVAVLPLVAKEPLTTIAYEIYRNLQKEGFIVVYDEKDSIGKRYMRYDEIGTPYCVTVDNQTPEDGTVTIRDRDTREQIRVKIEEVPRKLKELIFG
- a CDS encoding radical SAM protein; this encodes MIRLKLPNSYFEEHDDIIRLVWRRTLIADYEKKELERAIKRKFRISPEIKVEEGYLIINTDNEEVEKFVAFFIQNYLGDRLRNRFTRRKIVYIHEGMNVPLLGYNAFGLIDRGTNLIQVRGSTGCNLSCIFCSVDEGPYSRTRNLDFVVDVDYLMKWFDWVAKEKGKGLEAHLDAQGEPLLYPYIVELVQELRSHPHVSVISMQSNGVLLDEKLVEELAEAGLDRVNLSIHSLDPEKAKMLMGMKNYDLNHVLEMAEALVNAGIDVLIAPVIIFGINDNEAEAFIEFARRIGAGKRWPALGFQNYVPYKFGRNPVIAKPVPFKEFYEWLRMLEEKTGMRPLVLKPHHFGMHPRPFIPLAFKRGEVVKAEVVLPGRMEGEMLAKARNRLIQVINTQAKVGDKIKVRIVRTRHGIYVGTQV